The uncultured Paludibaculum sp. sequence CGGGCATCACTAACGCATCTCCGGACCTCAATTTAGCGGGGGAACAACGCCGAACCGCGGCGAGGTCGCCCCGTCCGCCAACGTCGCCGCTACACGATATGTAAGCCGGATTACCTTCTCCATCTTTGGGAAGTTCAGCTTCTCCACCGTATCCGAAGGCTCGTGGTAGCCGGGGTGGAAGCCCCCAAAGAGCCAGACCGCGGGAATCCCGGCGGCCAGGAACGGCAGATGGTCGCAGCGGAACAGGGCGTTCAGTGTGTGGTCGCGATCGAACTTCGTGTCGAGGGCAAGACCGACCTGCCGGTTCTCCTGTTCAATCGCCGCCTGCAGGTCCGCACTGTACATCACACCCACCAGGTTGAGCGAGTTGCTCGTATCGGCGGGGATTTCCAGGACACCCTGGCTTTGCGGAATGTGAGCTTCGTCACGCGCGATCATGTCGAGATTCAGCACCGCGCGCGTGCCCGCCAACGGGCGCAGGGGATGGGCCGTGTAGTAGTACGACCCCAGCATGACCTGCTCTTCCGATCCGAAGACGACAAACAGAACACTGCGCTTCGGACGCGGGCCGGCTGCGAAGAGCCGTGCGAGCTCCATCACGGCCGCGGTTCCCGAGGCGTTGTCGTTGGCACCCGCGTAGACGTGGCCGTTCTGTAGCCCCAGATGATCGTGGTGAGCCGTGATAAGAATGGTCTCCGATTTGAGCGTTGGATCAGATCCCTCCAACAACCCGGCTACGTTAAGCGATGTGCCGCGGTGCATCTCCGCGTTGCCGCTACCGAGTTCCACTTGCACGCCTCGCAGGTCAGCCGAGCGCGGCTTCAGGTCCCCCTCGATGGCACGCTGCAGGTCGGCCGGCTTCTGCCCCAGCGGGACAAGCAGTTCGGTCAGCACCTCGTCCGAGACGGAGAAGACAGGCAACTGCGTATCGTCGTCGAGGGCCTGCGGCGGGGCCGACGCGCGCAGCGACTGCCCCTGCGTGGGCCCGCCCGGCGTGGGTTCGAGCAGTCCGCGATGACTGCGCACGGGCTCACTGGCCATGAGTATCGCCACGGCTCCATGCCTCCGCGCATTGGCGATCTTCATCGCGCGGCCCGCATGCACTGTATGGCCGGTGCCGTTGAACGGCGACCGCGCGTCGTCCTCACGCGGCTCATGATCGAAGATCAGGACGGCCTTGCCGGCCGCATCGATGTGGGCGTAGTCGTCGTATTGATACTCGGGCGCGGTGATGCCGAAGCCGGCGAAGACCACCGGAGTGCGCCCGATGTGGACTTCACGGCTGAAGGCGCCTGAGAAATCCGCACCCGGCTTCAGCACCCGGCCGGTGGTGTCGCGGACAAGGGTCATCGAGCGCAGGCGCGGATCCGCGCGGTAGGCGATGAGAGGAAAGGGCTGCAGGTACGACCCACCGGCCACCGGCTGCAATCCGCTCCGCTGAAATCCGGCGGCGATGTAGCGCGCCGTGATCTCGGCCTCCTGGCTCAACGAGACGCGCCCGGCCAGCGCGTCGGAACA is a genomic window containing:
- a CDS encoding M28 family peptidase; translation: MRTAILVLVSSCLVSLAQEPAPQSQRLRADLEFLCSDALAGRVSLSQEAEITARYIAAGFQRSGLQPVAGGSYLQPFPLIAYRADPRLRSMTLVRDTTGRVLKPGADFSGAFSREVHIGRTPVVFAGFGITAPEYQYDDYAHIDAAGKAVLIFDHEPREDDARSPFNGTGHTVHAGRAMKIANARRHGAVAILMASEPVRSHRGLLEPTPGGPTQGQSLRASAPPQALDDDTQLPVFSVSDEVLTELLVPLGQKPADLQRAIEGDLKPRSADLRGVQVELGSGNAEMHRGTSLNVAGLLEGSDPTLKSETILITAHHDHLGLQNGHVYAGANDNASGTAAVMELARLFAAGPRPKRSVLFVVFGSEEQVMLGSYYYTAHPLRPLAGTRAVLNLDMIARDEAHIPQSQGVLEIPADTSNSLNLVGVMYSADLQAAIEQENRQVGLALDTKFDRDHTLNALFRCDHLPFLAAGIPAVWLFGGFHPGYHEPSDTVEKLNFPKMEKVIRLTYRVAATLADGATSPRFGVVPPLN